Proteins encoded within one genomic window of Bradyrhizobium sp. CB1717:
- a CDS encoding glycosyl transferase, whose amino-acid sequence MNLATEAVAAVPALLALAIAALISAVITSTSRPLLQRYALARPNARSSHRVPTPQGAGIAVISATLLVAAVWAAWASVAIPPALVIATIAIALVGFADDIVSLPVTVRLVLQAATVGAVVFTAPETARIVPAMPLALERGLILLAGVWFVNLVNFMDGLDLMTVAEVVPVTAALLLLGWLGELSGPATLIATTLCGAMLGFAPFNKPVAKVFLGDVGSLPIGLLLGWCLLELAWHGQAAAALLLPAYYLADATITLFRRIARREQFWSAHRSHFYQRATDNGFSVSRVTGEVFLLNLVLAGLAILAVRAATMAVTLPALLAGAIAVGFVLRRFSRPQGS is encoded by the coding sequence GTGAACCTGGCCACCGAAGCCGTTGCCGCCGTGCCCGCGCTGCTTGCCCTGGCGATTGCCGCGCTGATATCGGCCGTCATCACCTCGACAAGCCGCCCCCTGCTCCAGCGCTACGCGCTGGCGCGGCCGAATGCGCGGTCCTCGCATCGTGTCCCGACGCCCCAGGGTGCCGGCATCGCGGTGATATCGGCGACGCTGCTGGTCGCAGCCGTATGGGCGGCCTGGGCGAGCGTCGCGATCCCGCCGGCGCTGGTCATTGCGACAATCGCGATCGCGCTGGTCGGATTTGCCGACGACATCGTATCGCTGCCGGTGACCGTGCGGCTCGTGCTGCAGGCAGCCACCGTCGGCGCCGTCGTGTTCACCGCGCCCGAGACGGCGCGCATCGTGCCGGCGATGCCTCTTGCACTGGAGCGCGGACTCATCCTGCTCGCCGGCGTCTGGTTCGTGAACCTCGTCAACTTCATGGACGGGCTCGACCTGATGACGGTGGCGGAAGTGGTGCCGGTCACCGCGGCGCTGCTGCTGCTCGGATGGCTCGGCGAGCTCTCAGGGCCTGCAACGCTGATTGCCACCACGCTGTGCGGCGCCATGCTCGGCTTTGCGCCCTTCAACAAGCCGGTCGCAAAAGTGTTCTTGGGCGATGTCGGCAGCCTGCCGATCGGCCTCCTGCTCGGCTGGTGCCTGCTCGAACTCGCCTGGCACGGGCAAGCGGCCGCGGCGCTGCTGCTGCCGGCCTACTACCTCGCCGATGCCACCATCACGCTGTTTCGGCGCATCGCGCGCCGCGAGCAGTTCTGGTCGGCGCACCGTTCGCATTTCTATCAGCGCGCGACCGACAACGGTTTTTCGGTGTCCCGGGTGACCGGCGAAGTCTTCCTGCTCAACCTCGTGCTCGCGGGGCTGGCGATCCTCGCCGTTCGCGCCGCGACGATGGCGGTCACGCTGCCCGCGCTGCTCGCCGGTGCGATCGCGGTCGGCTTCGTGCTTCGGCGCTTCTCCCGCCCTCAAGGCTCCTGA
- a CDS encoding lysylphosphatidylglycerol synthase transmembrane domain-containing protein: protein MRRILLSAAKILISAALLYLALRKVDLSELFSRFTVTSLFWIGLAIAITFLQIFVGVLRWREISAACGAPLELARAMRYNVIGSFFNQTLPSAIGGDAVRLWLVARAGAGWRAATYSIFVDRAIGLIALAILIVASLPWSYALITDPHGRSALLLVDLAALAGGLGFLVFGALKWRWLKTWWATHHIHACAVIANRVIFSRTRGPIVSILSLAVHVLTVVIAWCVVQSIAAPVGFNDVFQLVPPVMLITMMPISIAGWGVREATMGLAFGFAGLAANEGVNISLLFGAVYFIVGAVGGLVWILSAEKAAQGSAPIGAPE, encoded by the coding sequence ATGCGCCGAATCCTGCTTTCTGCGGCCAAGATCCTGATTTCCGCGGCGCTGCTCTACCTGGCGCTGCGCAAGGTCGATCTGTCCGAACTGTTTTCGCGTTTCACCGTGACCAGCCTGTTCTGGATCGGCCTCGCGATCGCGATCACGTTCCTGCAGATCTTCGTCGGCGTGCTGCGCTGGCGCGAGATCAGCGCCGCATGCGGCGCGCCGCTCGAGCTCGCCCGCGCGATGCGCTACAACGTGATCGGCTCGTTCTTCAACCAGACCCTGCCCTCCGCGATCGGCGGCGATGCGGTCCGCCTGTGGCTGGTCGCGCGCGCCGGTGCCGGCTGGCGCGCTGCGACCTACTCGATCTTCGTCGACCGCGCGATCGGCCTGATCGCGCTCGCGATCCTCATCGTCGCGAGCCTGCCCTGGAGCTACGCCCTCATCACCGATCCGCACGGGCGCTCGGCGCTGCTGCTGGTCGACCTCGCCGCGCTCGCGGGTGGTCTCGGCTTCCTGGTCTTCGGCGCGCTGAAATGGCGCTGGCTGAAAACCTGGTGGGCCACGCATCACATCCACGCCTGCGCCGTGATTGCGAACCGCGTGATCTTCAGCCGCACGCGCGGACCGATCGTCTCGATTCTCTCGCTTGCCGTACATGTGCTCACAGTCGTCATCGCCTGGTGCGTCGTGCAGTCGATTGCCGCTCCCGTCGGCTTCAACGACGTGTTCCAGCTCGTGCCGCCGGTGATGCTGATCACGATGATGCCGATCTCGATCGCGGGCTGGGGCGTGCGCGAGGCCACCATGGGCCTCGCCTTCGGCTTCGCGGGCCTTGCCGCCAACGAGGGCGTCAACATCTCGCTGCTGTTCGGCGCGGTGTACTTCATCGTCGGCGCGGTCGGTGGCCTCGTCTGGATCCTGAGCGCGGAGAAAGCCGCGCAAGGCTCGGCACCGATCGGAGCGCCGGAGTGA